One window from the genome of Echinicola vietnamensis DSM 17526 encodes:
- a CDS encoding SDR family NAD(P)-dependent oxidoreductase — protein MDLSSLFSLNNKVALITGASKGIGLSIAEFFAAAGAKVVICSRHQEHLDEIAKKLYEKGYDIMGIACNVGRPNELVQLVEKTIEAYGQIDILVNNAGTNPYMGPVHETTLELFDKIMDVNVKAPFELSKLCLPHLRKSSQASIINISSIGALSPEPQLGIYSVSKSALHSLTKVCAKEWGQQKIRVNAICPGIIKTNFSKALWGNDQIMDVIMKRLAIKRLGKTEEIAALALFLASPAASYISGSIFTVDGGFTS, from the coding sequence ATGGATCTATCGTCATTGTTTTCACTTAACAATAAAGTGGCCCTCATTACGGGGGCTAGTAAAGGAATAGGCTTGAGCATCGCTGAATTTTTTGCTGCCGCAGGTGCCAAAGTTGTCATTTGCAGCAGGCACCAAGAACACCTGGATGAAATTGCTAAAAAACTATACGAAAAAGGATACGATATCATGGGAATTGCCTGCAATGTCGGCCGCCCTAATGAACTCGTGCAGTTGGTCGAAAAAACCATTGAAGCCTATGGCCAAATAGACATCTTAGTGAACAATGCCGGAACCAATCCTTATATGGGACCTGTCCATGAAACCACATTGGAGCTTTTTGATAAAATAATGGACGTGAACGTGAAAGCCCCTTTTGAGCTTTCCAAACTTTGTCTTCCCCACCTCAGGAAATCTTCGCAAGCTTCCATCATCAACATCAGCTCCATCGGAGCACTGTCCCCAGAACCGCAACTGGGCATTTATAGTGTGAGCAAATCGGCCCTGCACTCCCTCACCAAAGTATGCGCCAAAGAATGGGGCCAACAAAAGATTCGTGTCAATGCCATTTGTCCAGGAATTATCAAAACCAATTTTAGCAAAGCCCTTTGGGGAAACGATCAAATCATGGATGTCATCATGAAGCGATTGGCCATCAAGCGGCTTGGTAAAACGGAGGAAATAGCTGCCTTGGCTCTATTCCTGGCCTCTCCTGCGGCGAGTTACATATCTGGCAGTATCTTTACCGTAGATGGTGGATTTACCAGTTAA
- a CDS encoding YihY/virulence factor BrkB family protein encodes MIKKLRKFTIFTILFDSVKAFGQSESMTFAASIAFYTIFSMPALLVIVLNIGATFYSRGEVRDELLAQISDLSGMEMANMLDEIIYNAALDVDGFWARTIAIGVLVFSATTVFVSLQNSINHIWHIKPKPEKGLIKFVVNRLLSFSMVASIGFVLLISLVIDTAIVIFFNELSMLFEGLSSYLAAITNFIITQAMMVLIFGLMYKILPDAQVKWRSVWLGAFCTMLLFALGKYLIGFYLGNSDIGSAYGAAGSLVIFLVWVYYSVIIFLYGAQVTFYIAENTGRGIKPVKNAVKIQVKEIEDTEDIEED; translated from the coding sequence ATGATAAAGAAGCTAAGAAAATTTACCATTTTTACGATACTATTTGACAGTGTCAAGGCATTTGGGCAAAGTGAATCGATGACATTTGCGGCAAGTATCGCATTTTATACGATTTTCAGTATGCCGGCCTTATTGGTCATTGTGTTAAATATTGGGGCTACCTTCTACAGTAGAGGGGAAGTTAGGGATGAGTTATTGGCCCAAATCTCTGATCTCAGTGGTATGGAGATGGCCAATATGTTGGATGAAATCATTTATAATGCTGCATTGGATGTGGATGGTTTTTGGGCCAGAACCATTGCCATAGGGGTGCTGGTGTTTAGTGCTACGACAGTTTTTGTGAGTTTGCAGAACAGCATTAATCATATTTGGCACATTAAACCTAAACCAGAAAAGGGCCTTATTAAATTCGTAGTTAACCGATTGCTCAGCTTTTCGATGGTGGCCTCCATTGGATTTGTGTTGTTGATCTCCTTGGTTATTGATACTGCTATCGTGATTTTCTTTAATGAATTATCGATGCTTTTCGAAGGGCTTTCTAGCTATTTGGCTGCGATTACGAATTTTATCATCACACAGGCCATGATGGTATTGATTTTTGGCTTAATGTACAAGATATTACCTGATGCCCAAGTGAAGTGGCGATCGGTATGGTTAGGGGCTTTTTGTACCATGCTGCTGTTTGCACTTGGGAAATACTTGATCGGATTTTACTTGGGAAATAGTGATATTGGTAGTGCCTATGGAGCTGCCGGTTCCTTGGTGATCTTTTTGGTTTGGGTATATTATTCCGTGATCATTTTTCTGTATGGGGCACAAGTTACCTTCTATATTGCGGAAAATACCGGCAGAGGTATCAAACCGGTAAAAAATGCAGTGAAAATCCAAGTAAAAGAAATTGAAGATACGGAGGATATAGAGGAAGATTAA